In Rhodovulum sulfidophilum DSM 1374, the following are encoded in one genomic region:
- a CDS encoding DUF6455 family protein yields MSGQTKYDEHAHLVEKMAEVLGVDLDEETMAGRWTPEDMQDSVSRCLGCTDPSQCRSWLGTHDAGAGETPDYCRNKDLLEAMRARLVSA; encoded by the coding sequence ATGTCGGGCCAAACCAAATACGACGAACACGCGCATCTGGTCGAGAAGATGGCCGAGGTGCTCGGCGTGGATCTCGACGAAGAGACCATGGCTGGCCGTTGGACCCCCGAAGACATGCAGGACAGCGTGTCCCGCTGTCTGGGCTGTACCGATCCGTCGCAATGCCGAAGCTGGCTCGGAACCCATGATGCCGGGGCCGGTGAGACGCCGGACTATTGCCGCAACAAGGATCTGCTGGAGGCGATGCGGGCACGGCTCGTGTCCGCCTGA
- a CDS encoding AsmA family protein: MRWMIRGLLVVVVLVGLGGALVLLMPTDRVARLAADQVEKATGRVLTISGGVRPSLWPEIGVETGAVSLANADWSDQGPMLSAEGLAVGIDLARLLRGEIAVREVAVIAPHILLERRADGRGNWQFDRAESAPAPEAAPSSATDEPRQGALAGFTLDRGRISDGALVYLDHASDARTELADVDAELTLPDRGGPGDLSLKALLNGQEVSLSARIARATALVDGEQTRVTLDAAVGQASLAFDGEAGLAPPTAEGKLFADVSDLRAISAAAGIAPPDLPAGVGQRLVLEGRVALTPDGAIRFDQASFRQDGNTISGDAEFVPGARPHLEARLSAGTLDLSPFVASGGGGAGKGGAGAASQASPAGWSTAPIDVGWMGALDAEIGLDAEALDFGKVRLGPVRLGARLEDSTLSGDLHELQAYAGNVTGSFEVDGRDGLSLDADLDIAGVAAEALLRDMAGFDRLQTSADLQLALQASGRSVAALMGSLSGGGAFDFGRGEFRGLDLAGMLVNLDPSYMGAGAKTIFDSISASFTLDGGVLSNSDLRIAAPLVAAAGRGRVDIGARDLDYTLVPSALRGAGNGGISVPLRITGPWAAPSVRLDAGAMAEERLKQERETLERKARERAADELGAKADEGESLEDAAKRRLGEEAAKGLKNLFGD; the protein is encoded by the coding sequence ATGCGCTGGATGATCCGGGGACTTCTGGTGGTGGTGGTTCTGGTGGGGCTTGGGGGCGCTCTGGTGCTGCTGATGCCGACCGACAGGGTGGCGCGGCTGGCCGCCGATCAGGTCGAGAAGGCAACCGGCCGCGTGCTGACCATCTCGGGCGGGGTGCGGCCCTCGCTCTGGCCGGAAATCGGCGTCGAGACCGGGGCGGTGAGCCTTGCCAATGCCGACTGGTCCGATCAGGGGCCGATGCTCTCGGCCGAAGGGCTGGCGGTCGGCATCGACCTCGCCCGGCTGCTGCGCGGTGAAATCGCGGTGCGCGAGGTCGCGGTGATCGCGCCGCACATCCTGCTGGAGCGCCGGGCCGACGGCCGCGGCAACTGGCAGTTCGACCGGGCCGAAAGCGCGCCCGCGCCGGAGGCGGCCCCGAGCTCGGCGACTGACGAACCGCGTCAGGGCGCCCTTGCGGGCTTCACGCTCGACCGGGGCCGGATCTCAGATGGCGCGCTTGTCTATCTCGACCATGCCAGCGATGCGCGGACCGAGCTTGCGGATGTCGATGCGGAGCTGACGCTGCCCGACCGTGGCGGGCCGGGCGATCTGAGCCTCAAGGCGCTGCTGAACGGGCAGGAGGTCAGCCTTTCGGCCCGAATCGCCCGGGCAACGGCGCTGGTCGACGGAGAGCAGACGCGGGTGACGCTCGATGCGGCGGTGGGTCAGGCGAGCCTTGCCTTCGACGGAGAGGCGGGGCTGGCGCCGCCCACGGCCGAGGGCAAGCTTTTCGCCGATGTCTCGGATCTGCGCGCGATCTCCGCGGCAGCCGGGATCGCACCGCCCGACCTGCCTGCCGGCGTCGGTCAGCGGCTGGTGCTGGAGGGGCGCGTGGCCCTCACGCCCGACGGCGCGATCCGGTTCGACCAGGCCAGTTTCCGGCAGGATGGCAACACGATCTCGGGCGATGCCGAATTCGTGCCCGGCGCGCGGCCCCATCTCGAGGCCAGGCTCTCGGCCGGAACGCTCGACCTGTCGCCCTTCGTGGCGTCCGGCGGTGGCGGTGCGGGGAAGGGGGGCGCCGGGGCAGCTTCGCAGGCCTCTCCGGCGGGCTGGTCGACAGCCCCGATCGATGTCGGCTGGATGGGCGCGCTCGATGCCGAGATCGGCCTCGATGCCGAGGCGCTCGACTTCGGCAAGGTGCGGCTGGGGCCGGTGCGGCTGGGTGCAAGGCTGGAGGATTCGACGCTTTCGGGCGATCTGCACGAATTGCAGGCCTATGCGGGCAATGTGACCGGCAGTTTCGAGGTTGATGGCCGGGACGGGCTGTCGCTGGACGCCGATCTCGACATCGCGGGCGTGGCGGCCGAGGCGCTGCTGCGCGACATGGCCGGTTTCGACCGGCTGCAGACCTCGGCCGATCTGCAGCTTGCGCTGCAGGCGTCGGGCCGGTCGGTTGCGGCGCTGATGGGCTCGCTTTCGGGCGGCGGCGCGTTCGATTTCGGCCGCGGCGAGTTCCGCGGGCTCGATCTGGCTGGCATGCTGGTCAATCTCGACCCGTCCTATATGGGGGCGGGGGCCAAGACGATTTTCGACTCGATCTCGGCGAGCTTCACTCTCGATGGGGGCGTGCTCTCGAATTCCGATCTCAGGATTGCGGCGCCCCTTGTCGCGGCAGCGGGGCGTGGCCGTGTCGATATCGGCGCTCGCGACCTCGACTACACTCTGGTTCCGAGCGCTTTGCGGGGGGCTGGGAATGGCGGGATCAGCGTGCCGCTTCGGATCACCGGTCCCTGGGCGGCGCCGAGCGTTCGGCTCGATGCCGGGGCCATGGCCGAGGAGCGCCTGAAACAGGAGCGCGAGACGCTGGAGCGGAAGGCGCGCGAGCGGGCCGCCGACGAGCTGGGGGCGAAGGCCGACGAGGGCGAAAGCCTCGAGGATGCGGCCAAGCGGCGGCTTGGCGAAGAGGCCGCGAAAGGGCTGAAGAATCTGTTCGGAGATTGA
- the rimO gene encoding 30S ribosomal protein S12 methylthiotransferase RimO, with the protein MSDPRSPNPPDLRPDLAPRARIADPARPGQPTIGMVSLGCPKALVDSERILTRLRAEGYAISPDYAGADAVIVNTCGFLDSAKAESLDAIGEALKENGRVIVTGCLGAEPGYITGAHPTVMAVTGPHQYEQVLDAVHAAVPPAPDPFVDLLPASGVSLTPRHYSYLKISEGCNHHCRFCIIPDMRGRLASRPAHAVIREASKLAEAGVKELLVISQDTSAYGVDLKHATEKGHRAHITDLARDLGALGIWVRLHYVYPYPHVRELIPLMAEGLILPYLDIPFQHAHPDTLKRMARPAAAARTLDEIAAWRAVCPDLALRSTFIVGYPGETEAEFQTLLDWLDEAQLDRVGCFQYENVSGAAANALPDHVPAEIKQERWERFMEKAQAISEAKLAAKVGRRLEVIVDELDADGIATCRTKADAPEIDGCLFIDEGAEGLAPGDIVTVEVEEAGEYDLWGRLES; encoded by the coding sequence ATGTCCGATCCCCGATCGCCGAACCCGCCCGACCTCCGCCCCGACCTGGCCCCCCGCGCCCGGATCGCCGATCCTGCCCGCCCGGGCCAGCCGACCATCGGCATGGTCAGCCTGGGCTGCCCCAAGGCGCTGGTCGACAGCGAACGGATCCTGACCCGGCTCCGGGCCGAGGGCTATGCGATCTCGCCCGATTACGCGGGCGCGGATGCGGTGATCGTGAATACCTGCGGCTTTCTCGACAGCGCAAAGGCCGAGAGCCTGGACGCCATCGGCGAGGCGCTGAAGGAAAACGGCCGGGTGATCGTCACCGGCTGCCTCGGCGCCGAACCGGGCTACATCACCGGCGCCCATCCGACGGTGATGGCGGTCACGGGCCCGCATCAATACGAACAGGTGCTGGACGCGGTGCATGCCGCGGTACCGCCCGCGCCCGACCCGTTCGTGGACCTGTTGCCCGCCTCGGGTGTCAGCCTGACGCCGCGCCATTACAGCTATCTGAAGATTTCCGAGGGCTGCAATCACCACTGCCGCTTCTGCATCATTCCAGACATGCGCGGCAGGCTCGCCTCGCGTCCGGCCCATGCCGTCATCCGCGAGGCCTCGAAGCTGGCCGAAGCCGGGGTGAAGGAGCTTCTGGTCATCAGCCAGGACACCTCGGCCTACGGGGTCGATCTGAAACACGCGACCGAAAAGGGCCACCGGGCGCATATCACCGATCTCGCCCGCGACCTGGGTGCGCTCGGAATCTGGGTGCGGCTGCATTACGTCTATCCCTACCCGCATGTGCGCGAGCTGATCCCGCTGATGGCCGAGGGGCTGATCCTGCCCTATCTCGACATCCCGTTCCAGCACGCCCACCCGGACACGCTGAAACGCATGGCCCGGCCCGCGGCGGCGGCGAGAACGCTCGACGAGATCGCCGCCTGGCGCGCGGTCTGCCCCGATCTGGCGCTGCGCTCGACCTTCATCGTCGGCTATCCGGGCGAGACCGAGGCCGAGTTCCAGACCCTGCTCGACTGGCTCGACGAGGCGCAACTGGACCGTGTCGGCTGCTTTCAATACGAGAATGTCTCGGGCGCCGCCGCGAACGCCCTGCCCGACCATGTCCCCGCCGAGATCAAGCAGGAGCGCTGGGAGCGCTTCATGGAAAAGGCCCAGGCGATTTCCGAGGCGAAGCTGGCGGCGAAGGTCGGCCGCAGGCTCGAGGTCATCGTCGACGAGCTCGACGCCGACGGCATCGCCACCTGCCGCACGAAGGCCGACGCGCCCGAGATCGACGGCTGTCTCTTCATCGACGAGGGCGCCGAAGGCCTCGCCCCGGGCGATATCGTGACGGTCGAGGTCGAGGAGGCGGGCGAGTACGATCTCTGGGGACGGCTCGAGAGCTGA
- a CDS encoding ABC transporter permease: MNATGMGVRRFGQVNWLGLYTLSGREIQRFLAVWSQTLAAPLATAGLFLGVFSLAIGPSRGDVMGVPFVQFLAPGILMMTVIQNAFANTSSSILISKVQGNIVDTLMPPLSPGELLAGYTAGGVARGLLVAVAVGLLMLTVLGMGVAHPVWALVFVLLGSAFLSALGIMAAILANKFDQMAAITNFIITPLSFLSGTFYSIERLPLGMQIATHANPVFYLIDGVRYGIIGRSDSSPWLGLGVCTLATALVMALCWHWFRTGYRMKA; encoded by the coding sequence ATGAACGCAACCGGGATGGGGGTGCGCCGCTTCGGACAAGTCAACTGGCTGGGGCTTTACACGCTGAGCGGGCGGGAAATTCAGCGGTTCCTTGCGGTCTGGAGCCAGACGCTTGCCGCGCCGCTGGCGACGGCGGGGCTGTTTCTGGGCGTCTTCTCGCTGGCGATAGGGCCGTCGCGGGGCGATGTGATGGGGGTGCCCTTCGTGCAGTTCCTGGCGCCCGGCATCCTGATGATGACGGTGATCCAGAACGCCTTCGCCAATACGTCTTCGTCGATCCTGATCTCGAAGGTGCAGGGCAATATCGTCGACACGCTGATGCCGCCGCTGTCGCCGGGCGAGTTGCTGGCGGGCTATACCGCGGGGGGCGTGGCCCGCGGGCTTCTGGTCGCCGTTGCGGTCGGGCTGCTGATGCTGACGGTGCTGGGGATGGGAGTGGCCCATCCGGTCTGGGCGCTGGTCTTCGTGCTTCTGGGCTCGGCTTTTCTTTCGGCGCTGGGGATCATGGCTGCGATCCTCGCCAACAAGTTCGACCAGATGGCGGCGATCACGAATTTCATCATCACGCCGCTGAGCTTCCTGTCGGGGACCTTCTACTCGATCGAGCGGCTGCCGCTGGGAATGCAGATCGCGACCCATGCGAATCCGGTCTTCTACCTGATCGACGGGGTACGCTACGGCATCATCGGCCGGTCGGACAGCTCGCCCTGGCTCGGGCTCGGGGTCTGCACATTGGCCACGGCACTGGTCATGGCGCTGTGCTGGCACTGGTTCCGGACCGGCTACCGGATGAAGGCCTGA
- a CDS encoding LysR substrate-binding domain-containing protein, translating to MTITLRQLSYFLALAEHRHFGRAAETVHVSQPALSVQIRELEAELGVQLVERQPRGVILTPAGHDLLRHARRVMQEVRALKDAARWQRGLGGRLSLGLIPTVAPYLLPVALPLIRAENLTLEIGVREARTDRLLADLDEGRLDAALLALPTGREDLVEAPLFEDRFLLAGSARQIAALGAGAEGVRPDALDPDRLLLLDEGHCLADQALEVCGMKRDETRVDLGASSLATLCGLAAEGFGLTFLPEIALRSERAASPALAVHRFAMPEPSRRLGLVRRRISREDGWFVALAAILTEAGERLTRVARDG from the coding sequence ATGACGATCACCCTGCGGCAGCTTTCCTATTTCCTCGCCCTGGCCGAGCACCGGCATTTCGGCCGTGCCGCCGAGACGGTTCATGTCAGCCAGCCCGCGCTGTCGGTGCAGATCCGCGAACTCGAGGCCGAGCTTGGCGTGCAGCTGGTCGAGCGCCAGCCGCGCGGGGTGATCCTGACGCCTGCCGGGCACGACCTGCTGCGCCATGCCCGCCGGGTGATGCAGGAGGTGCGGGCGCTGAAGGATGCCGCGCGCTGGCAGCGCGGGCTGGGCGGGCGGCTGAGCCTCGGGCTCATTCCGACGGTGGCGCCCTATCTGCTGCCGGTGGCGCTGCCGCTGATCCGGGCCGAGAACCTGACGCTGGAGATCGGGGTGCGCGAGGCGCGGACCGACCGGCTGCTGGCCGATCTGGACGAGGGGCGCCTCGATGCGGCGCTTCTGGCATTGCCGACCGGGCGGGAGGATCTGGTCGAGGCGCCGCTCTTCGAGGACCGTTTCCTGCTGGCGGGCTCGGCGCGGCAGATCGCGGCGCTGGGGGCAGGGGCCGAGGGGGTGCGTCCCGATGCGCTTGACCCGGACCGGCTGCTTCTGCTGGATGAGGGGCATTGCCTGGCCGATCAGGCGCTGGAGGTCTGCGGCATGAAACGCGACGAGACCCGGGTCGATCTGGGGGCCTCGTCGCTGGCGACGCTTTGCGGGCTGGCGGCCGAGGGTTTCGGGCTGACCTTCCTGCCCGAGATCGCGCTGCGCTCGGAACGGGCGGCGAGCCCGGCGCTGGCCGTTCACCGCTTTGCCATGCCCGAGCCTTCGCGGCGGCTGGGACTGGTCAGGCGGCGGATCTCGCGCGAGGATGGCTGGTTCGTGGCACTGGCCGCGATCCTGACCGAGGCCGGCGAGCGCCTGACCCGGGTGGCCCGCGACGGCTGA
- the ssb gene encoding single-stranded DNA-binding protein: MAGSVNKVILIGNLGRDPEVRSFPSGGKVCNLRIATSETWKDRNTGERRERTEWHSVAIYSEPLVRVAEQYLRKGSKVYVEGQLETRKWQDQSGQDRYSTEVALRPYRSELTMLDGRDGGGGGGRGGDYGGGSGGGGYDQGGSRGGDYGGPQQPASDFDDEIPF; encoded by the coding sequence ATGGCAGGTTCGGTGAACAAGGTCATTCTGATCGGCAATCTCGGACGCGACCCCGAGGTGCGCAGCTTTCCCTCGGGCGGCAAGGTCTGCAATCTGCGGATCGCCACATCCGAGACCTGGAAGGACCGCAACACCGGCGAGCGTCGGGAGCGGACCGAATGGCATTCGGTCGCAATCTACTCCGAGCCCCTCGTGCGGGTCGCCGAGCAATATCTGCGCAAGGGCTCGAAGGTCTATGTCGAAGGCCAGCTCGAAACCCGCAAATGGCAGGACCAATCCGGTCAGGACCGCTATAGCACCGAGGTGGCTCTGCGCCCCTACCGGAGCGAACTGACCATGCTCGATGGCCGTGACGGCGGCGGCGGCGGCGGCCGGGGCGGCGATTATGGCGGCGGCAGCGGTGGCGGCGGTTACGACCAGGGCGGCAGCCGCGGCGGCGATTACGGCGGACCGCAACAACCCGCGAGCGATTTCGACGACGAAATTCCGTTCTGA
- the trpA gene encoding tryptophan synthase subunit alpha: MTRIDAKFAALKAENRKAFVAYVMAGDPDYATSLDIVKGLPAAGVDIIELGLPFTDPMADGPTIQLAGQRALEGGQTLQKTLELARAFRAGDDSTPIVMMGYFNPIHSRGVERFLGEAKEAGIDGLIVVDLPPEEDTELCLPAQAAGLDFIRLATPTTDDRRLPRVLRNTGGFVYYVSITGITGAAAAEAADVAPEIARIKAKTDLPVIVGFGIRSPENARAMAAVADGAVVGSAIVKLVEEKKPVAEILAYVKTLADGAHSA, encoded by the coding sequence ATGACCCGCATCGACGCCAAATTCGCCGCGCTTAAGGCGGAGAACCGCAAGGCCTTCGTGGCCTACGTGATGGCGGGCGACCCCGATTATGCCACATCGCTCGATATCGTGAAGGGCCTGCCCGCGGCCGGCGTCGACATCATCGAGCTGGGCCTGCCCTTCACCGATCCGATGGCCGACGGCCCGACGATCCAGCTGGCAGGCCAGCGCGCGCTCGAGGGCGGCCAGACCCTGCAGAAGACCCTCGAACTGGCCCGCGCCTTCCGCGCCGGGGACGACAGCACGCCGATCGTGATGATGGGCTATTTCAACCCGATCCATTCGCGCGGGGTCGAGCGCTTTCTGGGTGAGGCGAAAGAGGCCGGCATCGACGGGCTGATCGTGGTCGACCTGCCGCCCGAGGAGGATACCGAGCTTTGCCTGCCCGCCCAGGCCGCCGGGCTCGACTTCATCCGGCTGGCCACGCCCACGACCGATGACAGGCGCCTGCCCAGGGTGCTGCGGAACACCGGCGGCTTCGTCTATTACGTCTCGATCACCGGCATCACCGGGGCAGCGGCGGCAGAGGCCGCGGATGTCGCCCCCGAGATCGCCCGGATCAAGGCCAAGACCGATCTGCCGGTGATCGTGGGCTTCGGCATCCGCAGCCCCGAAAACGCCCGCGCGATGGCGGCGGTCGCCGATGGCGCCGTTGTCGGATCTGCCATCGTCAAGCTGGTCGAGGAAAAGAAACCGGTGGCCGAGATCCTGGCCTATGTGAAGACCCTTGCCGACGGCGCGCACAGCGCCTGA
- a CDS encoding DUF6455 family protein, with protein sequence MEDQGRLSKHFWLTQGMARTIGVNLNHALRSGQLGRGEYSELVARCCHCGRAEACMGWMGHQVSGADCPPDWCAVRCSLKALKKPA encoded by the coding sequence ATGGAAGATCAGGGCAGGCTCTCGAAACATTTCTGGCTGACCCAGGGCATGGCGCGCACCATCGGGGTCAACCTCAATCACGCACTCCGGTCCGGGCAGCTGGGCCGGGGAGAATATTCCGAACTGGTCGCGCGCTGCTGCCATTGCGGCCGCGCCGAGGCCTGCATGGGCTGGATGGGCCATCAGGTCTCCGGGGCAGATTGCCCGCCCGACTGGTGTGCGGTCCGCTGTTCGCTGAAGGCGCTGAAGAAACCGGCCTGA
- a CDS encoding lytic transglycosylase domain-containing protein: MKRQLAAIALAALAVSGAHPEPVLADTSVSSKSRLTLFRSQTRVLDGRAAQQYSNSVRLQPDRVRTPTQGMLLYSGRYRGEFVDVARAAARRHGVPEDLFLRLVQQESGWNSRAVSHKGAIGLAQLMPETARRLGVDPTDPRQNLEGGARYLRRQFDRFRSWRLALAAYNAGPAAVERHGGVPPYDETRTYVRRIWGS; this comes from the coding sequence GTGAAGCGACAGCTTGCAGCGATTGCACTGGCCGCGCTGGCGGTGTCCGGCGCGCATCCCGAGCCGGTTCTGGCAGATACGTCGGTTTCCTCGAAATCCCGCCTCACGCTGTTCCGGTCGCAGACCCGGGTGCTGGACGGTCGCGCCGCCCAGCAATATTCGAATTCGGTGCGGTTGCAGCCCGACCGTGTGCGCACGCCCACGCAAGGTATGCTGCTTTATTCCGGTCGCTACCGGGGTGAATTCGTCGATGTCGCCCGCGCGGCGGCGCGCAGGCACGGTGTGCCGGAGGATCTGTTCCTGCGGCTGGTGCAGCAGGAGTCGGGCTGGAATAGCCGGGCGGTGTCGCATAAGGGGGCGATCGGCCTGGCGCAGCTGATGCCCGAGACCGCCCGTAGGCTTGGCGTCGATCCGACCGATCCGCGCCAGAACCTCGAGGGCGGCGCGCGCTATCTGCGGCGGCAATTCGACCGTTTCCGGTCCTGGCGGCTTGCGCTTGCGGCCTATAATGCCGGGCCGGCAGCGGTCGAACGCCATGGCGGGGTGCCGCCCTATGACGAGACCCGGACCTATGTCCGCCGGATCTGGGGCAGCTGA
- the ychF gene encoding redox-regulated ATPase YchF produces MGFKTGIVGLPNVGKSTLFNALTRTAAAQAANFPFCTIEPNVGEVAVPDPRLDRLAEIAGSKQTIPTRMTFVDIAGLVKGASKGEGLGNQFLANIRECDAVAHVLRCFEDGDVTHVEGRVDPVADAEVIETELMIADMESIEKRLQGLVRKVRGGDKEAVQQERLLKVALAALNEGRPARSVEIAEDDEKAWSMLQLLTSKPVLYVCNVSEEEAASGNAFSRAVAAMAEAQGAASVVISAKIEEEISQLDAEEAEVFLGEMGLEEAGLDRLIKAGYTLLDLETYFTVGPKEARAWTIPVGTSAPKAAGVIHGDFERGFIRAETVAFDDYIACGGEQGAKDAGKMRAEGKGYVVQDGDVMHFLFNA; encoded by the coding sequence ATGGGCTTCAAGACCGGCATCGTCGGCCTGCCGAATGTGGGCAAATCGACGCTTTTCAATGCGCTGACCCGCACGGCTGCGGCGCAGGCGGCGAATTTCCCGTTCTGCACCATCGAGCCCAATGTGGGCGAGGTCGCCGTGCCCGATCCGCGTCTCGACCGGCTTGCCGAGATTGCGGGGTCGAAGCAGACCATCCCGACCCGCATGACCTTTGTCGACATCGCGGGGCTGGTGAAGGGTGCTTCGAAGGGCGAGGGGCTCGGCAACCAGTTCCTGGCCAATATCCGCGAATGCGACGCCGTCGCCCATGTGCTGCGCTGCTTCGAGGATGGCGACGTCACCCATGTCGAGGGCCGGGTCGATCCGGTCGCCGATGCCGAGGTGATCGAGACCGAGCTGATGATCGCGGACATGGAATCGATCGAGAAGCGGTTGCAGGGCCTGGTGCGCAAGGTGCGGGGCGGCGACAAGGAGGCGGTCCAGCAGGAGCGTCTGCTGAAGGTCGCGCTGGCGGCGCTGAACGAGGGCCGTCCCGCCCGCAGCGTCGAGATCGCCGAGGACGATGAGAAAGCCTGGAGCATGCTGCAGCTTCTGACCTCGAAGCCGGTGCTCTATGTCTGCAACGTCTCCGAGGAGGAGGCCGCGAGCGGCAATGCCTTCTCGCGGGCCGTGGCCGCGATGGCCGAGGCCCAGGGCGCGGCCAGCGTGGTGATCTCGGCCAAGATCGAGGAGGAGATCAGCCAGCTCGACGCGGAGGAGGCCGAGGTCTTCCTCGGGGAGATGGGGCTTGAGGAGGCCGGGCTCGACCGGCTGATCAAGGCGGGTTACACGCTTCTGGATCTTGAGACCTATTTCACCGTGGGGCCGAAGGAGGCGCGGGCCTGGACCATTCCGGTGGGCACCTCGGCCCCGAAGGCCGCGGGGGTCATCCATGGCGATTTCGAGCGCGGCTTCATCCGGGCCGAGACCGTCGCCTTCGACGATTACATCGCCTGTGGCGGAGAGCAGGGGGCCAAGGACGCGGGCAAGATGCGCGCCGAGGGCAAGGGCTATGTCGTTCAGGACGGCGACGTGATGCATTTCCTGTTCAACGCCTGA
- the cutA gene encoding divalent-cation tolerance protein CutA, which yields MIHVTTTCPDTDTARAIARAALGQRLAACANILPGVLSLFHWQGRIEEEPEVLLSFKTRAAHRPALVTLIEERHPYDLPVIHWEDAETTPGATAWLDTETG from the coding sequence ATGATCCATGTCACCACCACCTGCCCCGATACCGACACCGCCCGGGCCATCGCGCGCGCCGCGCTCGGGCAGCGGCTGGCCGCCTGTGCCAATATCCTGCCGGGCGTGCTCAGCCTGTTCCACTGGCAGGGCCGGATCGAGGAAGAGCCCGAAGTGCTGCTGAGCTTCAAGACCCGCGCGGCCCACAGGCCGGCGCTCGTGACCCTTATCGAGGAGCGGCATCCCTACGATCTGCCGGTGATCCACTGGGAAGACGCGGAGACCACGCCCGGCGCCACGGCCTGGCTCGACACCGAAACCGGCTGA
- a CDS encoding GcrA family cell cycle regulator, with protein sequence MSWTDERVETLKRMWAEGQSASQIAKELGGVTRNAVIGKVHRLGLSNRAGAAPARPAPAAGTAAPAAKEKPAPKPEASPAAAPAAATAQTPAAQAPVPPESRPAAAAPEPQDAAPTPTASRKAIVPAGQPLPPQPSANEISPETLASVREVEKTAKRLTLMELTERTCKWPIGDPATDDFWFCGLPVQQGKPYCEAHVGVAFQPMSARRDRKR encoded by the coding sequence ATGTCCTGGACGGATGAACGTGTCGAAACGCTGAAACGCATGTGGGCCGAGGGCCAGTCGGCGAGCCAGATCGCCAAGGAACTGGGTGGTGTGACCCGCAACGCGGTCATCGGCAAGGTGCATCGGCTGGGGCTGTCGAACCGCGCGGGCGCCGCCCCGGCACGCCCGGCCCCCGCTGCGGGCACCGCCGCACCGGCCGCCAAGGAAAAGCCCGCGCCGAAGCCCGAGGCCAGCCCGGCCGCGGCGCCGGCCGCCGCGACGGCCCAGACCCCGGCGGCCCAGGCTCCGGTCCCGCCTGAAAGCCGGCCGGCCGCCGCCGCGCCGGAGCCGCAAGACGCCGCCCCGACGCCGACAGCCTCCCGCAAGGCCATCGTGCCCGCGGGCCAGCCGCTGCCGCCGCAACCCTCCGCCAACGAGATCAGCCCGGAAACCCTGGCCTCGGTGCGCGAGGTCGAGAAGACCGCCAAGCGGCTGACGCTGATGGAGCTGACCGAACGCACCTGCAAATGGCCGATCGGCGACCCGGCAACCGACGACTTCTGGTTCTGCGGCCTGCCGGTGCAGCAGGGCAAACCCTATTGCGAGGCCCATGTCGGCGTGGCCTTCCAGCCGATGAGCGCGCGGCGCGACCGCAAGCGCTGA
- the lipA gene encoding lipoyl synthase: MRDLKNPAERHPEKARRPDTVQPKKPAWIRVRAPGGDGYRDTHRVIREHGLATVCEEAGCPNVGECWSQGHATMMIMGEICTRGCSFCNVATGRPDTLDIFEPGRVADAVQKLGLKHVVITSVDRDDLDDGGAEHFAQTIRAVRHRAPGTTIEVLTPDFLKCGPDALETVVAARPDVFNHNLETVPGLYPEVRPGARYFHSLRLLQRVKEIDPSMFTKSGIMVGLGEDRQAVHQVMDDLRAADVDFLTIGQYLQPTPKHHAVARFVTPEEFSAYEKAAYGKGFLMVSATPLTRSSYHAGDDFARMRMAREARLAQG; the protein is encoded by the coding sequence TTGCGCGATCTCAAGAACCCCGCCGAACGCCACCCCGAAAAGGCGCGCCGTCCCGATACGGTCCAGCCCAAGAAGCCGGCCTGGATCCGCGTTCGCGCGCCCGGGGGCGATGGCTATCGCGACACCCACCGGGTGATCCGCGAGCACGGGCTGGCGACCGTCTGCGAAGAGGCCGGATGCCCCAATGTGGGCGAGTGCTGGTCGCAGGGCCACGCGACGATGATGATCATGGGTGAGATCTGCACCCGCGGCTGCAGCTTCTGCAACGTGGCGACCGGACGCCCCGATACGCTTGACATCTTCGAGCCGGGCCGGGTCGCGGACGCGGTCCAGAAACTGGGGCTGAAGCATGTCGTGATCACCTCGGTCGACCGCGACGATCTGGACGATGGCGGGGCCGAGCATTTCGCCCAGACCATCCGTGCGGTGCGCCATCGCGCGCCCGGAACCACCATCGAAGTGCTGACGCCCGACTTCCTGAAATGCGGGCCCGACGCGCTCGAGACCGTGGTCGCGGCGCGGCCGGATGTGTTCAACCACAATCTCGAGACGGTGCCGGGGCTTTATCCCGAGGTCCGTCCGGGCGCGCGGTATTTCCATTCGCTCCGGCTGCTGCAGCGGGTGAAGGAGATCGACCCGTCGATGTTCACCAAGTCGGGGATCATGGTCGGGCTGGGCGAGGACCGTCAGGCCGTGCATCAGGTGATGGACGATCTGCGTGCGGCCGATGTCGATTTCCTGACCATCGGGCAGTATCTGCAACCGACGCCCAAACACCACGCGGTGGCGCGTTTCGTGACGCCGGAGGAATTCTCGGCCTATGAGAAGGCGGCCTATGGCAAGGGCTTCCTGATGGTTTCGGCCACGCCTCTGACGCGCTCGAGCTATCATGCGGGCGACGATTTCGCCCGTATGCGCATGGCCCGCGAGGCGCGGCTCGCGCAGGGATAA